One window from the genome of Paramisgurnus dabryanus chromosome 24, PD_genome_1.1, whole genome shotgun sequence encodes:
- the LOC135721098 gene encoding contactin-3-like encodes MGIFIFYCLCFLFVKGVFGAHVTVSMMKEDSVTLLINPNKTRGAENLLWKFEDKIIATIDLKVKPSQAEYPDERFTNRLYLNPNTGDLTINDIEIEDTGEYQLEIKTSSAPDYKPLKTFSVTVNEVESELVMKGETLTLNAKAQIQADDVIEWKFRNTPIAKMDRKGHPHPDDALDKRFRGRLHVDLFGSLTITHIKIEDSGHYDVYINNSKRIIQKRFRVTVIDEVKSESWMEGGSVILNTEAQIQADDVIEWKFKNTPIAKMDRKGHPHPDDALDKRFRGRLHVDLFGSLIIKHIKIEDSGHYDVYITNSKHIIQKRFDVTVTEFSPWSHQVKIGPGLFLVLIMLVIALV; translated from the exons ATGGGCATCTTTATTTTCTACTGTCTTTGCTTTTTGTTTGTGAAAG GTGTGTTTGGTGCTCATGTTACAGTGTCAATGATGAAGGAAGATTCTGTTACTCTACTTATTAATCCCAATAAAACAAGGGGAGCTGAAAATCTACTGTGGAAGTTTGAAGACAAGATCATTGCAACTATTGATTTAAAAGTGAAACCTAGCCAAGCAGAATACCCTGATGAGAGATTCACAAACAGACTTTATCTGAACCCTAACACTGGAGATCTCACCATCAACGACATCGAAATTGAAGACACTGGAGAATATCAGCTGGAGATCAAGACCAGCAGTGCACCAGACTACAAGCCCTTAAAGACATTCAGTGTTACTGTCAATG AAGTGGAGTCAGAATTAGTGATGAAGGGAGAAACTCTCACTCTGAACGCTAAAGCCCAAATACAGGCAGATGATGTGATCGAGTGGAAGTTTAGAAACACTCCAATAGCTAAAATGGACAGAAAAGGACATCCCCACCCAGATGATGCTCTTGATAAGAGATTCAGAGGCAGACTGCATGTGGATTTGTTTGGTTCTCTCACTATTACACATATCAAAATTGAAGACTCTGGACATTATGATGTATACATCAATAACAGCAAACGCATCATTCAGAAGAGATTCAGAGTTACTGTTATTG ATGAAGTGAAGTCAGAATCATGGATGGAGGGAGGATCTGTCATTCTGAACACTGAAGCCCAAATACAGGCAGATGATGTGATCGAGTGGAAGTTTAAAAACACTCCCATAGCTAAAATGGACAGAAAAGGACATCCCCACCCAGATGATGCTCTTGATAAGAGATTCAGAGGCAGACTGCATGTGGATTTGTTTGGTTCTCTCATCATTAAACACATCAAAATTGAGGACTCTGGACATTATGATGTATACATCACTAACAGCAAACACATAATTCAAAAGAGATTCGATGTTACTGTTACTG AATTCAGTCCGTGGTCACACCAGGTGAAGATTGGTCCAGGATTATTTTTAGTATTGATCATGTTGGTGATAGCACTGGTTTAG